From the genome of Candidatus Deferrimicrobium borealis:
GGGATTTCGCGTGCGGCGCGGCGTGGCCGGGATGGAGACGGCCTTCCGGGCGGAATTCGCCTTCGGGAAAGGGCGGCCCGCCGTCGCGTTCCTGTGCGAGATGGACGCGCTGCCCGGGCTGGGACACGCGTGCGGGCACAACATCGTGGGGGTGGCGTCGGCGTGCGCCGCCGCGGCGCTGGCGGAGTTCGGGAAGGGTGTCTTCCGGGCGGGGAAGGTGATCGCCCTCGGGACCCCCGCCGAGGAAACGGGGTACGGCAAGGCCCGGATGGTCGAACAGGGGGTCTTCCGGGGCATCGACGCGGCGATGATGGTCCACCCGTCCTCCCGCCGCCACGTGGCGAAGGGGTGTCTCGCGCTGGCCAAGCTGCACTTCACGTACCACGGCCGGGCGGCGCATGCGGCGGCGTACCCGGAGCACGGGATCAACGCCCTCGACGGCGTCCTCCTCCTCTTCAACGGCGTCTCCGCGTTGCGCCAGCAGCTTCCGGACACCGTGCGCGTTCACGGCATCGTCACCGAAGGGGGACGCGCCCCCAATATCATCCCCGAGCGCGCGAAGGCGTACTTCTACGTGCGGGGCGAGACGCTCGCCGAGATGCACGATGCGGTCGAGCGCGTGAAGGGTTGCGCCGCCGGCGCGGCGACGGCCTCCCGTTGCCGGCTCGAAGTGGAGGAGGGGGCGTACACCCTTTCGCCGATGAAGGTGAATCCGATCCTGGCCGACGCCTACCGGGGCGCGCTGGCGCTTCTCGAACTTCCGGAGAGCGGCGCTCCGACGAACCGGAACCGCGGCTCCTCCGACATCGGAAACGTCTCCCAGGTCGTCCCCACGCTGCAGCCGAACGTCCCCATCGCCTCGGGCGCCCGCGTTGAAATCCACACCCGCGCCTTCGAGGAGGCGACGACGAAACCGTACGGCATCGAAGGGATGATGGAGGGGATCCGGGCGCTCGCCCTCACCGGGTACGACCTCTTCGCCGATCCGTCCCTCGTGCGCGAGGCATGGAAAACGTTCCGCGGGGAAGGAGTCAGGCGAGGAGGACGATCGTGACGCCGTCGCCGCCCTGTTCCCGCGGGGCGGGAAGGGACCGCTTCGCGTAGGGGGACGTCGCGAGATGGCGCCGGACCGCCGTCTTCAACGCGCCGGTGCCGTGCCCGTGGATCAGGAACGCGTGGGGCGCCTGCGCCATCGACTGCCGGTCGAGGAAGGCGTCCACCTCGGGGAGCGCGTCGTCCACGTACATTCCGCGCAGGTCGAGGGTGTTCTCCGGCGTCTGCAGGTGGACCGCCCCCGGCGACGCCTCCACCGGACGCGACCCGCCGTCGGCCCGTCGCTCCCGCGTCCCTCCCGGCGGCGGAAAGACGCGGACCTGGTCGCGCGGGACGCGGACCTTCATCCCGCCCGCGGCCACCTCCACCTCCCGGTCGCCGGCCGGCGCCGGCGCGGCCACTTCCGCCTCCTTCGACAGCGACACGACGAACACCTTCCTGCCGGGAACGAGGGGCTCCCCGGGGGAAAGGGGAGCGGACCGGCTCATCAGCGTACGGACGGCGGGGTCCTCCTCCGCCGCGTGCGCCTTCTCCTTCCACGCGCGGATCACCGAGGAGGCCTTCCGCACGGTGTCGATCTTCCGATCCTTCCGCATCTCCTCCGTGACCCGGGCGAGTTCCCCTTCGGCCTTCCGGATCTCCTCCCGCATCTTCAGGCGCGCCGCGGAGACCACCCGCGACTCCTCGGCCTTCATCTTCGTCCGCTCCGCGTCGAGCCGCCGCGTCGCTTCCTCGGCCTCCCGGCGCCGCCCCGCGAGCTCCGCCGCCTCGGCACGCACCCGTTCGCGCTCCCGCTCCAGGCGGTCGATCACCTCCGCCAGGTTCGGGCCGGGTCCGGAGAGGTACCCCCTCGCCCGCTCGAGAACCTCGTGCGGGAAGCCGAGGGACCGCGCGATCTCCATCCCCATCGAACGGCCGGGGACCCCCAGCGACAGCCGGTACGTCGGCCGAAGGTGTTCCCCGTCGAACGCCATCGAGCCGTTCTCGAACCGGGGATCCGTGAAGGCGATCCCCTTCAGTTCCTCGAAGTGCGTCGTCGCCACCACGCGCACCTCGCGGTCCGCCAACGTTTCGAGGAAGGCGCGGGCGATCGCCGCACCCTCGCGCGGGTCCGTCCCCGAGACGACCTCGTCGAGCAGCACCAGCGAACCGCGGTCCGCGCCCGAGAGGAT
Proteins encoded in this window:
- a CDS encoding M20 family metallopeptidase — its product is MDPARRKILTITGRLAPRAVRMLHEITSYAELPLEETRTSETLSAFLSERGFRVRRGVAGMETAFRAEFAFGKGRPAVAFLCEMDALPGLGHACGHNIVGVASACAAAALAEFGKGVFRAGKVIALGTPAEETGYGKARMVEQGVFRGIDAAMMVHPSSRRHVAKGCLALAKLHFTYHGRAAHAAAYPEHGINALDGVLLLFNGVSALRQQLPDTVRVHGIVTEGGRAPNIIPERAKAYFYVRGETLAEMHDAVERVKGCAAGAATASRCRLEVEEGAYTLSPMKVNPILADAYRGALALLELPESGAPTNRNRGSSDIGNVSQVVPTLQPNVPIASGARVEIHTRAFEEATTKPYGIEGMMEGIRALALTGYDLFADPSLVREAWKTFRGEGVRRGGRS